One window of Elaeis guineensis isolate ETL-2024a chromosome 11, EG11, whole genome shotgun sequence genomic DNA carries:
- the LOC105054536 gene encoding LOW QUALITY PROTEIN: E3 ubiquitin-protein ligase WAV3 (The sequence of the model RefSeq protein was modified relative to this genomic sequence to represent the inferred CDS: deleted 2 bases in 1 codon): MGTGWRRAFCTSIRRDPDTTAAERSPGPSPRSCAKLSFFSGSGGGSNPSTPRFRSLRCRTKSAPPESPKLQCKRSPTPPPPTSPKRSPTLPPAFLEPVLPRSPSTFAIFKAALHLSRSRCVICAQSVKAGGGTAVFTAECSHAFHFPCIAAHVRSSGGGTLNCPVCSASWRQAPFLSSLGDHQDDELHSPVLVGDRKPLHCRRMSREDKRGGSEAEKSKPVSATAAVKKAYDDDEPLLPSTRTTQGGTNVLFNPIPEADEDDGDELEAQEGGDGFHGFLTKDNNNNNSNCSRSPSCRATAGTRMADAGGVEVSVMPEAALVSSGRRHRNYVVALKVKAPAAAPLLSWCRRAPIDLVTVLDVSGGMTGAKIQMLKRAMRQIISSLGPADRLSMVAFSAAAAKRLLPLRRMSRPGQRSARLIVERLMASSDSPGLCVGDALRKATKVLEDRRERNPVATIMLLSDGQQQQHEDANKDGRRYLGYPSSSAAAVTTRFAHLEIPIHASGYGDAPQRQPPKHSSCPAAPVEDAFAKCVGGLVSVVLQDVRLQIVFPSGEVSAVYSGGGRAVALGSTIRLGDLYAEEEWELLVELRVPTAAGPGYHQHSLSVKCRYRDPATQEVMCGEDRTLLLPPLQSQAHPLLTCSASSISLRLRNLFVTTRAVAESRRLAELSDHATALHLLSSARSLLLQSQAASDQDQDLIRRLEAELADIQRRRGGQQQPLSPCQRRREAAVPGGEQQQLTPTSAWRAAEQLAKVAIMRKSLNRISDLHGFENARF, from the exons ATGGGAACGGGATGGCGGCGAGCATTCTGCACATCGATCCGTCGAGATCCGGACACGACGGCGGCGGAGAGGAGCCCTGGCCCCAGCCCCCGGAGCTGCGCCAAGTTGAGCTTCTTCTCCGGCAGCGGCGGAGGTAGCAACCCGTCGACGCCAAGGTTCCGCAGCCTCCGGTGCCGCACCAAGTCGGCGCCTCCGGAGAGTCCGAAGCTGCAATGCAAGCGCTCGCCCACGCCGCCACCGCCGACCAGCCCGAAGCGGAGCCCCACTTTA CCGCCGGCGTTCCTCGAACCCGTCTTGCCAAGATCCCCTTCCACGTTCGCCATCTTCAAGGCCGCTCTTCATCTTTCCCGG AGCAGGTGCGTGATATGTGCGCAGAGCGTAAAGGCGGGTGGAGGGACGGCGGTATTCACGGCAGAATGCTCCCATGCCTTCCACTTCCCCTGTATCGCGGCCCACGTCCGGTCTAGTGGCGGCGGCACCCTCAACTGCCCCGTCTGCTCCGCCTCCTGGCGCCAGGCCCCCTTTCTCTCCTCCCTCGGCGACCATCAAGACGACGAGCTTCATTCTCCTGTGCTTGTAGGAGACAGGAAGCCGCTGCACTGCCGGAGGATGAGCAGGGAGGACAAGCGTGGCGGGAGCGAAGCAGAGAAGAGCAAACCCGTCTCTGCTACGGCTGCTGTGAAGAAGGCCTATGATGATGACGAGCCGCTGCTGCCCTCCACCAGGACCACCCAAGGCGGCACCAACGTCCTGTTCAATCCTATTCCGGAAGCAGACGAAGACGATGGCGACGAGCTGGAAGCACAGGAGGGGGGGGATGGCTTCCATGGGTTTTTGACAAaggataataacaataataacagTAACTGCTCCCGGTCCCCATCTTGCAGGGCCACCGCCGGCACGAGGATGGCCGACGCAGGGGGAGTGGAGGTGAGCGTGATGCCGGAGGCGGCCCTGGTGTCTTCCGGGCGGAGGCACCGGAACTACGTGGTGGCGCTCAAGGTGAAGGCCCCTGCGGCGGCGCCGCTGCTCAGCTGGTGCCGCCGCGCCCCGATCGACCTGGTGACGGTGCTGGACGTGAGCGGGGGCATGACTGGGGCCAAGATCCAGATGCTGAAGCGGGCCATGCGCCAGATCATCTCGTCTCTAGGCCCCGCCGACCGTCTCTCCATGGTTGCCTTCTCGGCAGCTGCCGCCAAACGCCTTCTTCCCCTCCGCCGGATGTCACGGCCTGGCCAGCGCTCCGCCCGCCTGATCGTGGAGCGACTGATGGCGTCCAGCGACAGTCCAGGTTTGTGCGTCGGCGATGCCCTTCGGAAGGCCACTAAGGTATTGGAAGACCGCCGGGAGCGCAACCCCGTCGCTACCATCATGCTCCTGTCCGACGGCCAGCAGCAGCAGCATGAGGATGCCAATAAAGACGGCCGCCGCTACCTGGGGTATCCATCGTCGTCGGCTGCCGCGGTCACGACACGGTTCGCCCACCTGGAGATCCCCATCCACGCGTCCGGCTACGGGGACGCGCCGCAGCGGCAACCGCCCAAACACAGCAGCTGCCCGGCGGCGCCCGTGGAGGACGCCTTCGCCAAGTGCGTCGGCGGTCTGGTGAGCGTGGTCCTGCAGGACGTCCGTCTCCAGATCGTCTTCCCATCTGGGGAAGTCTCCGCCGTCTACTCTGGCGGTGGGCGGGCGGTGGCCCTCGGCAGCACCATCCGGCTCGGCGACCTCTACGCGGAGGAGGAGTGGGAGCTGCTGGTGGAGCTCAGGGTGCCGACGGCGGCCGGACCAGGTTACCACCAGCATTCCCTCTCGGTGAAGTGCAGGTACAGGGACCCGGCCACCCAGGAGGTGATGTGCGGGGAGGATAGGACCCTGCTCCTTCCGCCGCTCCAGAGCCAGGCCCACCCCCTGCTCACTTGTTCTGCCTCCTCAATCTCGCTGCGGCTCCGGAACCTGTTCGTCACCACGCGTGCCGTGGCCGAGTCGCGGCGGCTGGCCGAGCTCTCGGACCACGCCACGGCTCTCCACCTGCTCTCCTCCGCCCGCTCCCTGCTGCTGCAGTCTCAGGCCGCCTCTGACCAAGATCAGGACCTCATCCGCCGGTTGGAGGCTGAGCTTGCTGATATCCAGCGGCGGCGAGGGGGCCAGCAACAGCCGCTTTCCCCGTGCCAGAGGAGGAGAGAAGCTGCGGTCCCGGGCGGCGAGCAGCAGCAGCTGACGCCCACTTCGGCTTGGCGAGCGGCAGAGCAGCTGGCCAAGGTTGCAATCATGCGGAAGTCACTGAACCGGATCAGCGATCTGCACGGTTTCGAGAACGCCCGGTTCTAG